A single genomic interval of Shewanella psychropiezotolerans harbors:
- the rpoB gene encoding DNA-directed RNA polymerase subunit beta: protein MVYSYSEKKRIRKDFGKRPKVLDIPYLLSIQLDSFKKFTDQDPTGERGFEAAFRSVFPIKSFSGNSELQYVSYKLGEPVFDVKECQIRGITYAAPLRVKLRMVLYDREAAPGTVKDIKEQEVYMGDIPLMTDNGTFVINGTERVIVSQLHRSPGVFFDHDRGKTHSSGKVLYNARIIPYRGSWLDFEFDPKDALFVRIDRRRKLPASIMLRALDYSTQDILDLFFDRVNFKIKKDSLVMDLVAERLRGETASYDIKDADGSILVEKGRRITARHIRQLEKSKTTELEVPVDYIAGKIAGQDYIDPDTGEVLVSANAEITLEDLAKLSMAGIKEISTLYINDLDNGAYMSDTLRIDSTTNRLEALVEIYRMMRPGEPPTKDAAEGLFQNLFFSEERYDLSKVGRMKFNRRLSIGEDEGSGILSKEDIVAVMKNIITIRNGGDEVDDIDHLGNRRIRSVGEMAENQFRVGLVRVERAVRERLSLGDLNELMPQDLINAKPISAAVKEFFGSSQLSQFMDQNNPLSEVTHKRRISALGPGGLTRERAGFEVRDVHPTHYGRLCPIETPEGPNIGLINSLASFARTNSYGFLETPYRKVEEGVVTDQIDYLSAIEEGRYVIAQANIDIDKSGRLLEEQVACRHKGDSTFMRATDIQYMDVSPQQIISVAASLIPFLEHDDANRALMGANMQRQAVPTLRADKPLVGTGIERIIAVDSGVVVSAKRGGSVDYVDASRIVVKVNESELRPGEAGIDIYNLTKYTRSNQNTCINQRPCCSVGDPVVRGDVLADGPSTDLGDLALGQNMRIAFMPWNGYNFEDSILISERVAQEDRFTTIHIQELSCIARDTKLGSEEITADIPNVGESALSKLDESGIVYIGAEVKGGDILVGKVTPKGETQLTPEEKLLRAIFGEKASDVKDSSLRVPNSVKGTIIDVQVFTRDGVEKDKRAVEIEEMHIAQAKKDLTEEFKILEEGVYGRARKLLLNAGFDQAQLDAIPRSQLLVQTIEDEAKQTELEQLAEQHDELKADFDKKFEIKRRKITQGDDLAPGVLKIVKVYLAVKRTIQPGDKMAGRHGNKGVISKINPVEDMPYDENGNPIDIVLNPLGVPSRMNIGQILEVHMGAAAKGIGDQITAMLEEQRQLAEIRAYIKEVYELGDEVQQRVDIDSFTDDEVLRLAKNLKGGIPIATPAFDGAKEKEIKEMLALAKLPTSGQRTLYDGRTGNEFERQVTVGYMYMLKLNHLVDDKMHARSTGSYSLVTQQPLGGKAQFGGQRFGEMEVWALEAYGAAYTLQEMLTVKSDDVNGRTQMYKNIVDGNHQMQPGMPESFNVLLKEIRSLGINIELDQD from the coding sequence ATGGTTTACTCCTATTCTGAAAAGAAGCGTATTCGTAAAGATTTTGGTAAACGTCCAAAAGTTTTGGATATCCCTTACCTACTCTCAATACAGTTGGACTCATTTAAGAAGTTCACTGATCAAGATCCTACTGGTGAACGTGGCTTTGAAGCCGCTTTCCGTAGCGTTTTTCCCATCAAGAGCTTTTCTGGTAACTCAGAGCTGCAGTATGTCAGCTATAAGTTAGGTGAGCCTGTTTTTGATGTGAAAGAGTGTCAGATCCGCGGTATTACATACGCAGCACCACTGCGCGTTAAATTGCGTATGGTCTTGTATGATCGTGAAGCTGCCCCCGGCACAGTCAAAGACATTAAAGAACAAGAAGTCTACATGGGGGATATCCCTCTAATGACTGACAACGGTACCTTCGTTATCAATGGTACTGAGCGTGTTATCGTATCTCAGTTACACCGTTCACCCGGTGTGTTCTTCGATCATGACCGTGGCAAGACCCACTCTTCAGGTAAAGTGTTATATAACGCACGTATCATTCCTTACCGTGGTTCTTGGTTAGATTTTGAATTCGATCCAAAAGATGCACTCTTCGTACGTATCGATCGCCGTCGTAAACTTCCGGCGTCTATCATGTTGCGTGCATTAGATTATTCGACTCAGGATATTCTGGATCTCTTCTTCGATCGTGTTAACTTCAAGATCAAGAAAGATTCATTAGTGATGGATCTGGTTGCAGAGCGCCTTCGCGGCGAGACTGCAAGTTATGACATTAAAGATGCAGATGGCAGTATCTTAGTTGAGAAGGGACGCCGCATTACTGCACGTCACATTCGTCAGCTAGAGAAGTCAAAGACTACTGAGCTAGAAGTACCGGTAGATTATATCGCGGGTAAGATTGCGGGTCAGGACTACATAGATCCGGACACAGGTGAAGTATTGGTTTCTGCTAACGCTGAGATCACCCTGGAAGATCTTGCTAAGCTTTCGATGGCTGGCATCAAAGAGATAAGCACTCTATATATCAACGACCTTGATAACGGTGCTTATATGTCAGATACCCTACGTATTGACTCTACAACTAACCGCCTCGAGGCGCTGGTTGAGATCTATCGTATGATGCGTCCTGGCGAGCCACCAACTAAAGATGCGGCCGAAGGCCTATTCCAGAACTTGTTCTTCAGTGAAGAGCGTTATGACCTGTCTAAAGTCGGTCGTATGAAGTTCAACCGTCGTCTAAGCATCGGCGAAGACGAAGGTTCAGGTATCCTATCTAAGGAAGACATCGTTGCGGTAATGAAGAACATCATTACTATTCGTAACGGTGGCGATGAGGTCGATGATATCGATCACTTGGGTAACCGTCGTATCCGTAGCGTTGGCGAAATGGCTGAGAACCAGTTCCGTGTTGGTCTAGTTCGTGTAGAACGTGCCGTACGTGAACGTTTAAGCCTTGGTGATCTTAATGAGCTAATGCCTCAAGATCTTATCAATGCTAAGCCAATCTCTGCCGCAGTTAAAGAGTTCTTCGGTTCTTCTCAGCTGTCTCAGTTTATGGATCAGAACAACCCACTTTCAGAAGTGACTCACAAGCGCCGTATTTCGGCTCTTGGTCCAGGTGGTTTGACTCGTGAACGTGCCGGCTTCGAAGTTCGAGATGTACACCCGACTCACTACGGTCGTTTGTGTCCAATCGAAACTCCGGAAGGCCCGAACATTGGTCTGATCAACTCGTTAGCCAGTTTCGCGCGTACTAACTCATACGGTTTCCTCGAAACACCTTACCGTAAGGTAGAAGAAGGTGTGGTTACCGATCAGATAGATTATCTGTCGGCAATCGAAGAAGGTCGTTATGTTATCGCTCAGGCGAACATAGATATAGATAAGAGCGGACGTCTACTCGAAGAGCAGGTTGCTTGTCGTCATAAGGGTGATTCAACCTTTATGCGTGCTACCGATATCCAGTATATGGATGTATCACCGCAGCAGATTATCTCTGTAGCAGCCTCACTGATTCCGTTCCTGGAACACGATGATGCTAACCGTGCCTTGATGGGCGCGAACATGCAACGTCAAGCAGTACCAACACTAAGAGCCGATAAGCCATTAGTAGGTACTGGTATCGAGCGTATTATTGCGGTCGATTCAGGCGTTGTGGTTTCTGCTAAACGTGGTGGTAGTGTCGATTATGTCGATGCCAGCCGTATCGTGGTCAAAGTTAACGAATCTGAGCTACGCCCAGGCGAAGCCGGTATCGATATCTATAACCTGACTAAGTACACACGTTCTAACCAGAATACCTGTATTAACCAACGTCCTTGTTGTTCTGTTGGTGATCCTGTGGTTCGTGGTGATGTATTGGCCGATGGTCCTTCAACGGATCTGGGTGATCTGGCTCTTGGTCAGAACATGCGTATCGCGTTTATGCCTTGGAACGGTTACAACTTCGAGGATTCAATCCTCATCTCTGAGCGTGTAGCTCAGGAAGATCGTTTCACCACTATCCACATTCAGGAGCTTTCTTGTATCGCTCGTGATACTAAGTTGGGTAGTGAAGAGATCACTGCTGATATTCCAAACGTGGGTGAGTCTGCGCTTTCTAAGCTGGACGAATCGGGTATCGTTTATATCGGTGCCGAAGTTAAGGGTGGCGACATCCTGGTTGGTAAGGTGACACCTAAGGGTGAAACTCAGCTGACTCCAGAAGAGAAACTCCTCCGAGCTATTTTCGGTGAGAAGGCCTCTGACGTTAAAGACAGCTCGCTACGTGTACCTAACTCAGTGAAAGGTACTATCATCGACGTCCAGGTATTTACCCGTGACGGCGTTGAAAAAGACAAGCGTGCGGTTGAAATCGAAGAGATGCATATCGCTCAGGCTAAGAAAGATCTGACCGAAGAGTTCAAAATCCTCGAAGAGGGTGTTTATGGACGTGCACGTAAGCTGCTATTGAATGCAGGCTTCGATCAGGCGCAACTCGATGCTATTCCTCGTTCTCAGTTGCTGGTTCAGACAATTGAAGATGAAGCTAAGCAGACCGAACTTGAGCAGCTTGCCGAGCAGCATGACGAATTGAAAGCCGACTTCGATAAGAAGTTTGAGATCAAGCGTCGTAAAATCACCCAAGGTGATGACTTAGCACCTGGCGTACTTAAGATAGTTAAGGTTTACCTTGCTGTTAAACGTACTATCCAGCCTGGTGATAAGATGGCGGGTCGTCATGGTAACAAGGGTGTTATCTCTAAGATTAACCCTGTTGAAGACATGCCTTACGATGAGAATGGTAACCCAATTGACATCGTATTGAACCCGCTCGGTGTACCATCTCGTATGAACATCGGTCAGATCTTAGAGGTTCACATGGGCGCAGCAGCTAAAGGTATCGGTGATCAGATCACCGCAATGCTTGAAGAGCAGCGTCAATTAGCCGAGATTCGCGCTTACATCAAAGAAGTATATGAGTTAGGTGACGAGGTGCAGCAGCGCGTCGATATCGATTCGTTTACCGATGATGAAGTATTGCGTCTGGCTAAGAACCTTAAGGGTGGTATTCCGATTGCGACTCCAGCATTCGATGGTGCGAAAGAGAAAGAGATCAAGGAAATGCTTGCACTTGCTAAGCTTCCTACCTCTGGTCAACGTACCTTGTATGATGGTCGTACCGGTAATGAGTTTGAGCGTCAGGTAACCGTAGGTTACATGTATATGCTCAAACTTAACCACTTGGTTGACGACAAGATGCATGCTCGTTCTACGGGTTCGTACAGTCTTGTTACTCAACAGCCATTGGGTGGTAAAGCTCAGTTTGGTGGTCAGCGTTTCGGAGAGATGGAAGTATGGGCACTAGAAGCATACGGTGCTGCATATACTCTTCAAGAGATGCTAACCGTTAAGTCTGATGATGTTAACGGTCGTACTCAGATGTATAAGAACATCGTCGACGGTAATCACCAGATGCAACCAGGCATGCCAGAGTCATTCAACGTACTGTTGAAGGAAATCCGTTCACTCGGTATTAATATCGAGTTGGATCAAGACTAA
- the rplK gene encoding 50S ribosomal protein L11, translated as MAKKVDGYIKLQVAAGAANPSPPVGPALGQKGVNIMEFCKAFNARTEKFEKGMPIPVVITVYTDRSFTFETKTPPASFLLLKAAGLKSGSGRPNTEKVGTIKRSAVQEIAETKAADMTGSDIDAMTRTIEGTARSMGLVVED; from the coding sequence ATGGCTAAGAAAGTTGATGGTTACATCAAACTACAAGTCGCAGCTGGTGCTGCAAATCCGTCGCCACCAGTCGGGCCTGCTCTAGGTCAGAAAGGTGTTAACATCATGGAATTCTGTAAAGCATTCAATGCTCGTACTGAAAAGTTCGAGAAAGGCATGCCAATTCCTGTTGTTATCACGGTTTATACTGACCGTTCGTTCACTTTTGAAACTAAGACACCACCTGCATCTTTCCTACTGCTTAAGGCAGCAGGTTTGAAGTCTGGTTCTGGTCGTCCTAACACTGAAAAAGTGGGAACTATCAAGCGTAGCGCTGTCCAGGAAATTGCTGAGACAAAAGCTGCTGACATGACTGGATCTGATATTGATGCGATGACTCGCACAATTGAAGGTACTGCTCGTTCAATGGGTTTGGTAGTAGAGGATTAA
- the nusG gene encoding transcription termination/antitermination protein NusG, whose protein sequence is MTEATEAKKRWYVVQAFSGYEGRVLKTLNEYIQMHKMEHYFGEILVPTEEVVEMRAGQRRKSERKFFPGYVLVQMEMNDESWHLVKSIPRVMGFIGGTSDRPAPISDVEADRILQRLQETTESPTHRVMFEPGEVVRVTDGPFADFNGTVEEVDYEKNRVKVSVMIFGRSTPVELDFSQIEKS, encoded by the coding sequence ATGACTGAAGCAACTGAAGCTAAAAAAAGATGGTATGTGGTCCAGGCCTTTTCTGGTTATGAAGGGCGTGTACTTAAGACTCTGAATGAATATATTCAGATGCACAAGATGGAACACTACTTTGGTGAGATTCTCGTCCCAACTGAAGAAGTTGTCGAGATGAGAGCCGGTCAGCGTCGTAAGAGCGAGCGCAAGTTCTTCCCTGGATATGTACTAGTCCAGATGGAAATGAACGATGAGAGCTGGCACTTGGTGAAGAGCATCCCTCGTGTGATGGGTTTCATCGGCGGCACTTCGGATCGTCCTGCTCCTATTTCTGATGTTGAAGCTGATAGAATTCTACAGCGTCTACAGGAAACTACCGAGTCTCCAACACATCGCGTGATGTTTGAACCTGGTGAAGTGGTTCGCGTTACCGATGGTCCGTTTGCTGACTTTAACGGTACTGTTGAAGAAGTCGATTATGAGAAGAACCGCGTCAAGGTTTCTGTGATGATCTTCGGCCGTTCAACACCAGTCGAGCTAGACTTTAGTCAGATCGAAAAGAGCTGA
- the secE gene encoding preprotein translocase subunit SecE encodes MTTNTESQGNSLDIVKWALVAILLATAIIGNQLYSEASVLVRAISVVAAFAVAGFIALQTEKGKQALVFAREAQIEVRKVVWPTRQEALNTTFIVLAATGVLALILWGMDAVLLRIVNFITGV; translated from the coding sequence ATGACAACAAATACAGAAAGCCAGGGTAATTCTCTGGATATCGTAAAGTGGGCTCTAGTCGCTATTTTGTTGGCAACAGCTATTATCGGCAATCAGCTGTATAGTGAAGCCAGTGTATTAGTACGTGCAATTAGTGTTGTTGCAGCTTTTGCTGTAGCGGGATTTATTGCATTGCAAACAGAGAAAGGCAAGCAAGCGCTAGTCTTTGCTCGTGAAGCACAAATTGAAGTACGTAAGGTAGTTTGGCCTACGCGTCAAGAAGCGCTAAATACAACATTTATTGTATTAGCCGCGACCGGTGTTCTTGCGTTGATCCTTTGGGGTATGGACGCAGTATTGCTGAGAATTGTCAATTTTATTACAGGCGTATAG
- the rplL gene encoding 50S ribosomal protein L7/L12: MSITKDDILNAVAEMSVMEVVELIESMEEKFGVSAAAAVVAGGAAEGGAAAEQTEFDVMMTSFGENKVKVIKALRSATGLGLKEAKAMAEASPVAVKEAISKEEAEALKTLLEEAGASVEIK; the protein is encoded by the coding sequence ATGTCTATCACTAAAGACGATATCTTAAACGCTGTTGCAGAAATGTCTGTAATGGAAGTTGTTGAACTAATCGAGTCAATGGAAGAGAAGTTCGGCGTATCTGCAGCTGCTGCAGTTGTTGCTGGCGGAGCTGCTGAAGGCGGCGCTGCTGCTGAGCAGACTGAATTTGACGTTATGATGACTTCGTTCGGTGAGAACAAGGTTAAAGTAATTAAAGCTCTTCGTAGCGCTACAGGTCTTGGCCTGAAAGAAGCTAAAGCTATGGCTGAAGCATCTCCAGTAGCTGTTAAAGAAGCTATTTCTAAAGAAGAAGCTGAAGCACTTAAGACTCTTCTTGAAGAAGCTGGTGCTTCTGTAGAGATCAAGTAA
- the tuf gene encoding elongation factor Tu — protein MAKEKFERVKPHVNVGTIGHVDHGKTTLTAAISAVLAKTYGGDVKDFSQIDNAPEERERGITINTSHIEYDTPARHYAHVDCPGHADYVKNMITGAAQMDGAILVVASTDGPMPQTREHILLSRQVGVPFIIVFMNKCDMVDDEELLELVEMEVRELLSEYDFPGDDLPVIQGSALKALEGEAEWEAKILELAEALDTYIPEPERAIDGAFILPIEDVFSISGRGTVVTGRVERGIIKVGEEVEIVGIKDTTRSTCTGVEMFRKLLDEGRAGENCGVLLRGIKREDVERGQVLAAPGSITPHTTFESEIYVLSKEEGGRHTPFFKGYRPQFYFRTTDVTGTIELPEGVEMVMPGDNVQMVVTLICPIAMDEGLRFAIREGGRTVGAGVVAKILA, from the coding sequence ATGGCTAAAGAAAAATTTGAACGCGTTAAACCCCACGTAAACGTGGGCACCATCGGTCACGTTGACCATGGTAAGACTACTCTAACTGCTGCTATCTCTGCTGTTTTGGCAAAGACTTACGGTGGTGATGTTAAAGATTTCTCACAGATCGATAACGCTCCTGAAGAGCGTGAGCGCGGTATTACAATTAATACCTCTCACATCGAATATGACACTCCAGCACGTCACTACGCACACGTAGATTGTCCTGGTCACGCCGATTATGTTAAAAACATGATCACTGGTGCTGCTCAAATGGACGGCGCGATTCTAGTAGTTGCTTCTACAGATGGCCCAATGCCACAGACTCGTGAGCACATCCTGCTTTCTCGTCAGGTTGGCGTCCCTTTCATCATCGTATTCATGAACAAATGTGACATGGTTGATGACGAAGAGCTACTTGAGCTAGTAGAAATGGAAGTTCGTGAACTTCTTTCTGAATATGACTTCCCAGGTGATGACCTTCCAGTTATCCAAGGTTCAGCACTTAAAGCCCTTGAAGGCGAAGCTGAATGGGAAGCTAAGATCCTTGAGCTTGCAGAAGCTTTGGATACTTATATCCCAGAGCCAGAGCGTGCTATCGATGGTGCATTCATTCTTCCAATCGAAGATGTATTCTCAATCTCAGGCCGTGGTACAGTTGTAACTGGTCGTGTAGAGCGCGGTATCATCAAGGTTGGTGAAGAAGTTGAAATCGTTGGTATCAAAGATACTACTCGTTCAACTTGTACTGGTGTTGAAATGTTCCGTAAGCTGCTTGACGAAGGTCGTGCAGGCGAGAACTGTGGTGTTCTTCTACGTGGTATTAAGCGTGAAGACGTTGAACGTGGTCAGGTTCTTGCTGCTCCTGGTTCAATCACTCCACACACAACTTTTGAATCAGAAATCTATGTTCTGTCAAAAGAAGAAGGCGGACGTCACACTCCATTCTTCAAAGGCTATCGTCCACAGTTCTACTTTCGTACAACAGACGTAACCGGTACTATCGAGCTTCCAGAAGGCGTAGAGATGGTAATGCCTGGTGATAACGTTCAGATGGTAGTAACACTAATCTGCCCAATCGCGATGGATGAAGGTTTACGCTTCGCTATCCGTGAAGGTGGCCGTACTGTTGGTGCTGGTGTTGTAGCTAAGATCCTTGCTTAA
- the rplA gene encoding 50S ribosomal protein L1 translates to MAKLTKRARIIREKVEVTKNYDINEAVELLKELATAKFVESVDVAVNLGVDPRKSDQNVRGATVLPHGTGRDVRVAVFTQGANAEAALAAGAELVGMDELAAQVKAGEMNFDVVIASPDAMRVVGQLGQILGPRGLMPNPKTGTVTPNVAEAVKNAKAGQVRYRTDKNGIIHTTIGKVDFETAKLKENLEALVAALVKAKPAAAKGIFLKKISISTTMGAGVAVDQSTLEDAK, encoded by the coding sequence ATGGCAAAACTAACTAAGCGCGCTCGTATCATTCGCGAGAAAGTAGAAGTAACTAAAAACTACGACATCAATGAGGCTGTTGAGCTTCTTAAAGAACTAGCGACTGCTAAGTTCGTTGAGAGTGTTGATGTTGCTGTAAACCTTGGTGTAGACCCACGTAAATCTGACCAAAACGTTCGTGGAGCAACTGTGTTGCCACACGGTACTGGTCGTGACGTTCGTGTTGCCGTGTTCACACAAGGTGCTAATGCAGAAGCTGCGCTAGCTGCTGGTGCTGAGCTAGTCGGTATGGACGAGCTTGCTGCACAAGTTAAAGCTGGTGAAATGAACTTCGACGTTGTTATTGCTTCTCCAGATGCAATGCGTGTTGTTGGTCAACTAGGTCAGATCTTAGGCCCACGTGGTCTAATGCCTAACCCTAAGACTGGCACAGTAACACCAAATGTTGCTGAAGCAGTTAAGAACGCAAAAGCTGGTCAGGTTCGTTACCGTACAGATAAGAACGGTATCATCCACACTACTATCGGTAAAGTGGACTTCGAAACTGCTAAGCTAAAGGAAAACTTGGAAGCACTTGTTGCGGCATTAGTGAAAGCTAAGCCTGCAGCTGCTAAAGGTATTTTCCTTAAGAAAATCAGCATCTCGACCACTATGGGCGCAGGTGTTGCAGTTGACCAGAGTACTCTGGAAGACGCTAAGTAA
- the rplJ gene encoding 50S ribosomal protein L10 — MALGLEDKKAIVAEVNEAAKGALSAVVADSRGVTVGDMTGLRRAAREAGVFVKVVRNTLAKRAVVGTDFECLSDTFTGPTLIAFSNEHPGAAARLLKDFAGEQEMFEIKAAAFEGELIPAADIDRLAKLPTFDEAIAQLMMTMKEASAGKLVRTLAALRDQKEEAA, encoded by the coding sequence ATGGCATTAGGACTCGAAGACAAAAAAGCGATTGTTGCTGAAGTCAACGAAGCTGCCAAAGGTGCTTTATCTGCAGTTGTAGCCGATTCACGCGGTGTAACTGTAGGTGATATGACCGGTCTGCGTAGAGCAGCTCGCGAAGCTGGTGTATTCGTTAAAGTTGTACGTAATACATTAGCTAAACGCGCAGTTGTAGGTACTGATTTTGAGTGCCTTAGCGATACGTTTACCGGTCCTACTTTGATTGCCTTCTCTAACGAGCACCCAGGTGCAGCCGCGCGTCTTCTTAAAGACTTCGCTGGTGAGCAAGAGATGTTTGAAATCAAAGCAGCAGCCTTTGAAGGGGAGTTAATCCCTGCAGCCGATATAGATCGCTTAGCGAAACTGCCAACATTCGACGAAGCAATTGCTCAGTTGATGATGACAATGAAAGAAGCATCTGCTGGCAAGCTAGTTCGTACACTGGCCGCCCTTCGCGATCAAAAAGAAGAAGCAGCTTAA